A genomic region of Vitis vinifera cultivar Pinot Noir 40024 chromosome 7, ASM3070453v1 contains the following coding sequences:
- the LOC100853618 gene encoding agamous-like MADS-box protein AGL62, giving the protein MGRQKIEIKKIVKKSSLEVTFSKRRTGLFKKAGELCVLCGAEAAVIVFSPGRRAFVFGHPSADAVIDRFLHRETNSRALVPAGQVHGHVQRQYLEALGRLEVKREQEETVGGDGEGGFWWDAPIENMGLNELEQFRGSLEELRKKVADRVEEMTMMMMMESGPSSTAMVEYAAPPQEYNSSGGVLHGHDLAAHGVPHGFDFGFGFDEHLF; this is encoded by the coding sequence ATGGGAAGACAGAAGAtcgaaataaaaaaaattgtgaagaaAAGCTCCTTGGAGGTCACCTTCTCCAAGCGTCGAACAGGACTCTTCAAGAAGGCTGGCGAGCTTTGCGTTTTGTGCGGTGCTGAGGCCGCCGTCATCGTCTTCTCTCCGGGCAGGAGGGCCTTCGTCTTCGGCCACCCCTCCGCGGACGCTGTCATCGATCGCTTCCTCCATCGCGAGACCAACTCTCGTGCGCTTGTTCCGGCGGGACAGGTGCATGGGCACGTTCAGAGGCAATACTTGGAAGCTCTTGGAAGGCTGGAGGTGAAGAGGGAGCAAGAAGAGACGGTGGGGGGAGATGGGGAGGGTGGGTTTTGGTGGGACGCGCCCATTGAGAACATGGGGTTGAATGAACTGGAGCAGTTCAGGGGTTCCCTTGAGGAGCTGAGGAAGAAGGTGGCGGATCGAGTGGAGGAGAtgactatgatgatgatgatggagaGCGGTCCTTCTTCGACTGCCATGGTTGAATATGCAGCGCCACCGCAGGAGTATAATTCTTCTGGTGGTGTTCTGCATGGCCATGATTTGGCTGCACATGGTGTTCCTCATGGTTTCGATTTTGGGTTCGGTTTCGATGAACACCTTTTCTGA
- the LOC100256861 gene encoding uncharacterized protein LOC100256861, protein MALTNFIITVAGVSAVILLLRSDVKQSASIFRRNVRHIRNWLEEESASASKATEKAKPKELESQVPQKEIPKEDKQ, encoded by the exons ATGGCCTTGACCAACTTCATCATCACGGTGGCCGGCGTCAGCGCCGTCATTCTTCTACTGAGGAGCGATGTTAAACAATCGGCTTCCATTTTCAGGCGCAACGTTCGCCATATTCGTAATTGGCTCGAAGAAGAATCTGCCTCTGCTTCCAA GGCAACAGAGAAGGCAAAGCCCAAGGAACTGGAATCACAGGTTCCTCAGAAAGAGATTCCCAAGGAGGACAAGCAGTAG